One segment of Planctomycetota bacterium DNA contains the following:
- a CDS encoding DUF2190 family protein codes for MATFVHDGEVIDYTPTADVAAGAVVVQGELVGVAKQPIAANKLGALAVVGVFDFPKATGSAITAGALCYWDATNQRATTTATGNKLIGKCVKAAADADTTVRVRMSQ; via the coding sequence ATGGCGACCTTTGTGCATGACGGCGAGGTGATCGACTACACCCCGACGGCGGACGTCGCGGCCGGGGCGGTCGTGGTTCAGGGCGAGCTGGTCGGCGTGGCCAAGCAGCCCATCGCGGCCAACAAGCTCGGGGCGCTGGCGGTCGTGGGGGTCTTCGATTTCCCCAAGGCTACCGGCTCGGCCATCACGGCCGGGGCCTTGTGCTACTGGGACGCGACCAATCAGCGGGCGACGACCACGGCCACGGGCAACAAGCTCATCGGCAAGTGCGTCAAGGCCGCGGCCGACGCCGACACGACCGTCCGGGTTCGGATGAGCCAGTGA